One window from the genome of Candidatus Abyssobacteria bacterium SURF_5 encodes:
- a CDS encoding 4Fe-4S dicluster domain-containing protein has protein sequence MKYWRTPLDLHTIQTSKGKVVVLRERCKGCQYCIEYCPRNVLVLSKAFNLKGYHYPEVEDESQCVNCHFCEVICPDFAIYSVEAPSKP, from the coding sequence ATGAAATATTGGCGGACTCCACTGGACCTGCATACCATCCAGACGAGCAAGGGAAAGGTTGTCGTTCTGCGGGAACGATGCAAGGGGTGCCAGTACTGCATCGAGTACTGCCCGCGCAACGTGCTGGTCCTTTCGAAAGCGTTCAATCTCAAAGGATACCATTACCCTGAGGTGGAGGACGAATCGCAGTGTGTCAACTGCCATTTCTGCGAAGTCATCTGCCCCGATTTCGCCATATATTCCGTTGAAGCTCCCTCCAAACCCTGA